The sequence CGCCAGCAGCGGGCCGCCGCGCGCGGTGACGATCTCGACGAAGTTGTAGGCGCCGACGTAGTGCACGTCGCCCGGCGGGCCACCGAAGAGCGAGGTCGCGGCGCCCACCACCAACGGCAGCACCACCAGCACGCCGACTGCGATCACGGCGTGGGCCACCCACGCCCACGCGGGCAGCGAGCGGCGCACCGCCTGGCGACTCTCGGGTCGGCGCACGCGCACGACCAGCCACCACGCGCCCCACAGCGCAAAGCCGCCGAGCAGGGCGACCGGCAGCCACGTCGACGAACGCGGCGGCGGCGGACGCATGATCAGCTCGAAGCGGCGCTGGGCCTCGGCCAGCGCCGCGACCGGCTCGGCGTCGCCGCGCAGGACCTTGCGGATGGCCTTGTTCGCGGGTTCCCACGCGGCGCGCATCTGCGGCGAGCTCGACATCGGGATCGCCTTCGCGGCCTGCTCGGCAAACGCCCGGACGATGGCGTCATCGGCGACGATGTCGCGCCGGGCCGACACCGCGCGCGCGCGATCCATCCGCGCCCGCGCGGCGTCGCTGCTCGCGAGCATCGCGGCCAGTGCACGGGCGCCCGGCTTGGTGGCGCCCTGCGGCGACAGCATCACCGCCTCGACGGTGAGCAGCGGCTGCAGCGGGGCCCCGGTGCGCGCCAGCGAAGGCAGCGGGATCACGTGGTAGCGCCGTGCGCCCTCGGCGGTCAGCTCGGCGGCGAGCCACGGCCCACTCATCGCGAACGCGGCCTTGCCGGCGCGGAACAGGTTGGTCACCAGCGCGCCATCGGCATCGCGCGGCACCACACCGCGATCGAGCAGCTCGCGCACGAACAGCAGCGAGTCCTGGGCGGGCTCGCCGAAGAACGCGTACTGCTCGCGCTCGTCGAGCAGGCGCCCACCGAAGGCGTGCAGCAGCGCCGCGTGGGCGTAGGCGTTCTGCGCCTCGTAGGCCAGCGCGACCACGCCCGGCGGCAGGCTCGGGGCCAGCGCGACGATGTCCTCGAAGTGCTCCGGGTCGCGGGCAACCAGCGCGTCGTCGACGTACAGCGCGAGCGACTTGAGCGACAGCGGCAGCGCATGTGGCTCGCCATCGAGGCTCACGGCCGCGCGCGCGACGTCGACGTACGCGGTCTCGTCCCACGCGTCGCCCACCGGCGCGACGAGCTGCCGGCGTCGGTACTCACCGAGCCGCTCGTGCGAGTCGATGTAGACGTCGGGCCCCTCGCCGAACGGGATCGCACTGCCGAGCTTGGCGGAGAACGCATCGTACGGCACCGCCAACAGCTCGACCTGCAGCTCGGGGTGCGCAGCGGCGAAGCGCTCGACCAGCGCCTGCGCGACGGCCTCTTCTTCGCCGCGCCACGAGTGCCACAGACGAATGCGCTCGGCCGCCAGACCCAGCCGCGGGGCGAGCAGCACCAGCAGCGCGATCCAGACGCCCAGCAGCACGCCGACGCCACGCCGGCCTCGCGCCCGCGCGCTCACGAGCGCGGAGCCTCGTCGCGCAGCGCGAGCCCGGTGTCGCGATCGAACAGGTGCAGCTGGTTCACCCGCAGGCGCAGCCGCGTCCCCTTGGCCGGGCCGCTGTGCCCATCGAATGCGGCCACGAAGGCGGTGTCGGCGATGCGGCCGTGGACGTGCACGGTCGGCCCCAGCGTCTCGACCAGCTCGACCACAAACGGCAGGCCGTCGTCGGCGATCGTCACGTCCTGGGGGCGGATGCCGAGCTCGAGCGCGCGCTCCGGCGCGAGCGCGGACGCCAGCGCGCTGGGCACGTGGGTGCCGTCGACGAGCGCGAGCATGCCGGCGCCGACCACCTTCGCCGGCAGGAAGTTCATCGCCGGGCTGCCGAGAAAACCGGCGACGAAGCGATTCGCCGGCCGCTGGTAGACCTCGAGCGGCGCGCCGATCTGCTGCACGCGCCCGCGATCGAGCACCACCAGATGATCGGCGAGCGTCATCGCCTCCACCTGATCGTGGGTGACGTAGATCGAGGTTGCGCCGAGCTCGTCGTGGAGCTTGCGGATCTCGACCCGCACCTGGTTGCGCAGCGCGGGGTCCAGGTTCGACAGCGGCTCGTCGAACATGAACACCGCCGGCCGACGCACGATCGCGCGGCCC is a genomic window of Deltaproteobacteria bacterium containing:
- a CDS encoding extracellular solute-binding protein, producing MLLGVWIALLVLLAPRLGLAAERIRLWHSWRGEEEAVAQALVERFAAAHPELQVELLAVPYDAFSAKLGSAIPFGEGPDVYIDSHERLGEYRRRQLVAPVGDAWDETAYVDVARAAVSLDGEPHALPLSLKSLALYVDDALVARDPEHFEDIVALAPSLPPGVVALAYEAQNAYAHAALLHAFGGRLLDEREQYAFFGEPAQDSLLFVRELLDRGVVPRDADGALVTNLFRAGKAAFAMSGPWLAAELTAEGARRYHVIPLPSLARTGAPLQPLLTVEAVMLSPQGATKPGARALAAMLASSDAARARMDRARAVSARRDIVADDAIVRAFAEQAAKAIPMSSSPQMRAAWEPANKAIRKVLRGDAEPVAALAEAQRRFELIMRPPPPRSSTWLPVALLGGFALWGAWWLVVRVRRPESRQAVRRSLPAWAWVAHAVIAVGVLVVLPLVVGAATSLFGGPPGDVHYVGAYNFVEIVTARGGPLLASGSFWLTLLVTLAWTAINVLLHVGIGVALGLMLARPVLRMRALYRVLLIIPWAVPNYVTALAWKGMFHRQFGAVTGLLQAISAWTDTPIEPISWFSRFSTAFAANVITNAWLGFPFMMVVTVAALGAVPKDVLEAAEVDGASRWQRFRHVTLPMIGPSLVPAVTLGAIWTFNMFNVVFLVSGGEPDGTTDILVSEAYRWAFTRDAQYGYAAAYAVLIFVLLFGLTRGLDRLRARTVARMGG
- the ugpC gene encoding sn-glycerol-3-phosphate ABC transporter ATP-binding protein UgpC, which produces MVDVRLHDVGKRFGDTVVLDGVDAHFPDGAFIVLVGSSGCGKSTLLRCIAGLEEVTAGRIEFGGRDVTHDVPRDRDVAMVFQSYALYPHMTVRRNLAFGLELRKVDRAVIDARVAEVAKLLSIEHLLDRHPRALSGGQRQRVAMGRAIVRRPAVFMFDEPLSNLDPALRNQVRVEIRKLHDELGATSIYVTHDQVEAMTLADHLVVLDRGRVQQIGAPLEVYQRPANRFVAGFLGSPAMNFLPAKVVGAGMLALVDGTHVPSALASALAPERALELGIRPQDVTIADDGLPFVVELVETLGPTVHVHGRIADTAFVAAFDGHSGPAKGTRLRLRVNQLHLFDRDTGLALRDEAPRS